One region of Arvicola amphibius chromosome 3, mArvAmp1.2, whole genome shotgun sequence genomic DNA includes:
- the Prlr gene encoding prolactin receptor isoform X1, with translation MTSALAFILLFLNISLLNGQSPPGKPEIHKCRSPDKETFTCWWNPGTDGGLPTNYSLTYSKEGEKTTHECPDYKTSGPNSCFFSKQYTSIWKIYVITVNATNEMGSSASDPLYVDVTYIVEPEPPRNLTLEVRQLKDKKTYLWIKWSPPNITDVKTGWFTMEYEIRLKSEGADEWENHFTGQQTHFKVFDLYPGQKYFVQTRCKPDHGYWSRWGQENSIEIPSDFTLKDTTVWIIVAILSAVVCLITVWAVALKGYSMMTCIFPPVPGPKIKGFDTHLLEKGKSEELLSALGCQDFPPTSDSEDLLVEFLEVDDSEDVQLMPSRSKEYPGQGGKPTHLDPDSDSGHGSYDSHSLLSEKCEEPQAYPPAFHIPEIIEKPENPEANIPPAQDPQSSAPYFHADVSKSSTWPLLPGQHMTRSPYHSTADVCNLAGGPVDTLASFLDQAGKRLLKFSKTLETEEEEEVAEHEETKSFRSKTNQNASWPLLQEKGSIVYAKPPDYVEIHKVNKDGVLSLFPKQKENNQMEKPGVPETSKEYAKVSGVVDDNILVLVPDSRAQNTALFGDSAKKAPPSLEQNQSEKDQASLATTSSNCRLQLGRLDYLDPTCFMHSFH, from the exons ATGACATCTGCCCTTGCTTTCATCCTACTTTTTCTCAACATCAGCCTTCTGAATG gaCAATCACCACCTGGAAAACCTGAGATCCACAAATGCCGGTCTCCCGACAAGGAAACATTCACCTGCTGGTGGAATCCCGGGACAGATGGAGGACTTCCTACCAACTACTCACTGACTTACAGCAAAGAAGG AGAGAAAACTACCCATGAATGTCCAGACTACAAAACCAGTGGCCCCAACTCCTGTTTCTTTAGCAAGCAATATACTTCCATATGGAAAATATACGTCATCACAGTAAATGCTACCAATGAAATGGGAAGCAGTGCATCGGATCCACTTTATGTGGATGTGACTTATATAG TTGAGCCAGAGCCTCCTCGGAACCTGACTTTAGAAGTGAGACAGCTGAAAGACAAGAAGACATATCTGTGGATAAAATGGTCCCCACCCAACATAACTGATGTGAAAACTGGATGGTTTACAATGGAATATGAAATTCGATTGAAGTCTGAAGGAGCAGATGAGTGGGAG AACCATTTTACAGGGCAACAAACACATTTTAAGGTTTTTGACTTATATCCAGGACAAAAATACTTTGTCCAGACTCGCTGCAAGCCAGACCATGGATACTGGAGTAGATGGGGCCAAGAGAATTCCATTGAAATACCCAGTG actTCACCCTAAAAGATACAACCGTGTGGATCATTGTGGCCATTCTCTCTGCTGTCGTCTGTTTGATTACGGTCTGGGCAGTAGCTTTGAAAGGCTATAG CATGATGACCTGCATCTTTCCACCAGTTCCCGGgccaaaaataaaaggatttgaTACTCATCTGCTGGAG AAGGGCAAGTCTGAAGAACTCCTGAGTGCCTTAGGATGCCAAGACTTCCCCCCCACTTCTGACTCTGAGGACTTGCTGGTGGAGTTCTTAGAGGTGGATGACAGCGAGGACGTGCAGCTAATGCCCTCCCGTTCCAAAGAGTACCCAGGCCAAGGCGGGAAGCCCACGCACCTAGACCCCGACAGTGACTCGGGTCACGGAAGCTATGACAGCCATTCTCTTCTGTCTGAAAAGTGTGAGGAGCCCCAGGCCTACCCACCTGCTTTCCACATTCCTGAGATCATTGAGAAGCCAGAGAATCCTGAAGCAAATATCCCTCCCGCCCAGGACCCCCAAAGCAGCGCCCCCTATTTTCACGCAGATGTATCCAAATCTTCAACGTGGCCTTTGCTGCCAGGCCAACACATGACCAGGTCTCCTTATCACAGCACTGCTGATGTGTGCAATCTCGCTGGAGGTCCTGTAGACACGCTGGCCTCTTTCCTGGACCAAGCAGGAAAACGTCTTCTAAAATTTTCTAAAACCCTTGAgactgaagaggaagaagaggtggcaGAGCATGAGGAGACGAAAAGCTTCCGTTCTAAAACTAATCAAAACGCATCATGGCCCCTGCTCCAGGAGAAAGGCTCCATTGTTTATGCTAAACCCCCAGATTATGTGGAGATTCACAAAGTCAACAAAGATGGGGTACTATCATTGTtccccaaacagaaagaaaacaaccagaTGGAGAAGCCTGGGGTTCCTGAAACCAGCAAGGAGTACGCCAAGGTGTCTGGGGTTGTGGATGACAACATCCTGGTGTTAGTGCCAGATTCACGAGCTCAGAACACAGCTTTGTTTGGGGATTCAGCCAAGAAGGCTCCACCATCGCTCGAACAGAATCAGTCTGAGAAAGATCAGGCCAGCTTGGCTACAACCTCAAGCAACTGCAGACTCCAACTGGGCAGGTTGGATTACCTGGATCCTACATGCTTCATGCACTCCTTTCATTGA
- the Prlr gene encoding prolactin receptor isoform X4, translating to MTSALAFILLFLNISLLNGQSPPGKPEIHKCRSPDKETFTCWWNPGTDGGLPTNYSLTYSKEGEKTTHECPDYKTSGPNSCFFSKQYTSIWKIYVITVNATNEMGSSASDPLYVDVTYIVEPEPPRNLTLEVRQLKDKKTYLWIKWSPPNITDVKTGWFTMEYEIRLKSEGADEWENHFTGQQTHFKVFDLYPGQKYFVQTRCKPDHGYWSRWGQENSIEIPSDFTLKDTTVWIIVAILSAVVCLITVWAVALKGYSMMTCIFPPVPGPKIKGFDTHLLEVLKMQTLLEAPRSSLDLLLETTKNNHEENFPIQYSIRL from the exons ATGACATCTGCCCTTGCTTTCATCCTACTTTTTCTCAACATCAGCCTTCTGAATG gaCAATCACCACCTGGAAAACCTGAGATCCACAAATGCCGGTCTCCCGACAAGGAAACATTCACCTGCTGGTGGAATCCCGGGACAGATGGAGGACTTCCTACCAACTACTCACTGACTTACAGCAAAGAAGG AGAGAAAACTACCCATGAATGTCCAGACTACAAAACCAGTGGCCCCAACTCCTGTTTCTTTAGCAAGCAATATACTTCCATATGGAAAATATACGTCATCACAGTAAATGCTACCAATGAAATGGGAAGCAGTGCATCGGATCCACTTTATGTGGATGTGACTTATATAG TTGAGCCAGAGCCTCCTCGGAACCTGACTTTAGAAGTGAGACAGCTGAAAGACAAGAAGACATATCTGTGGATAAAATGGTCCCCACCCAACATAACTGATGTGAAAACTGGATGGTTTACAATGGAATATGAAATTCGATTGAAGTCTGAAGGAGCAGATGAGTGGGAG AACCATTTTACAGGGCAACAAACACATTTTAAGGTTTTTGACTTATATCCAGGACAAAAATACTTTGTCCAGACTCGCTGCAAGCCAGACCATGGATACTGGAGTAGATGGGGCCAAGAGAATTCCATTGAAATACCCAGTG actTCACCCTAAAAGATACAACCGTGTGGATCATTGTGGCCATTCTCTCTGCTGTCGTCTGTTTGATTACGGTCTGGGCAGTAGCTTTGAAAGGCTATAG CATGATGACCTGCATCTTTCCACCAGTTCCCGGgccaaaaataaaaggatttgaTACTCATCTGCTGGAG GTCTTGAAAATGCAAACATTACTGGAAGCACCCAGAAGTTCCTTGGATCTTctcctggaaacaaccaagaacAATCATGAAGAGAATTTCCCAATCCAATATTCAATCAGATTGTGA
- the Prlr gene encoding prolactin receptor isoform X2, producing the protein MGSSASDPLYVDVTYIVEPEPPRNLTLEVRQLKDKKTYLWIKWSPPNITDVKTGWFTMEYEIRLKSEGADEWENHFTGQQTHFKVFDLYPGQKYFVQTRCKPDHGYWSRWGQENSIEIPSDFTLKDTTVWIIVAILSAVVCLITVWAVALKGYSMMTCIFPPVPGPKIKGFDTHLLEKGKSEELLSALGCQDFPPTSDSEDLLVEFLEVDDSEDVQLMPSRSKEYPGQGGKPTHLDPDSDSGHGSYDSHSLLSEKCEEPQAYPPAFHIPEIIEKPENPEANIPPAQDPQSSAPYFHADVSKSSTWPLLPGQHMTRSPYHSTADVCNLAGGPVDTLASFLDQAGKRLLKFSKTLETEEEEEVAEHEETKSFRSKTNQNASWPLLQEKGSIVYAKPPDYVEIHKVNKDGVLSLFPKQKENNQMEKPGVPETSKEYAKVSGVVDDNILVLVPDSRAQNTALFGDSAKKAPPSLEQNQSEKDQASLATTSSNCRLQLGRLDYLDPTCFMHSFH; encoded by the exons ATGGGAAGCAGTGCATCGGATCCACTTTATGTGGATGTGACTTATATAG TTGAGCCAGAGCCTCCTCGGAACCTGACTTTAGAAGTGAGACAGCTGAAAGACAAGAAGACATATCTGTGGATAAAATGGTCCCCACCCAACATAACTGATGTGAAAACTGGATGGTTTACAATGGAATATGAAATTCGATTGAAGTCTGAAGGAGCAGATGAGTGGGAG AACCATTTTACAGGGCAACAAACACATTTTAAGGTTTTTGACTTATATCCAGGACAAAAATACTTTGTCCAGACTCGCTGCAAGCCAGACCATGGATACTGGAGTAGATGGGGCCAAGAGAATTCCATTGAAATACCCAGTG actTCACCCTAAAAGATACAACCGTGTGGATCATTGTGGCCATTCTCTCTGCTGTCGTCTGTTTGATTACGGTCTGGGCAGTAGCTTTGAAAGGCTATAG CATGATGACCTGCATCTTTCCACCAGTTCCCGGgccaaaaataaaaggatttgaTACTCATCTGCTGGAG AAGGGCAAGTCTGAAGAACTCCTGAGTGCCTTAGGATGCCAAGACTTCCCCCCCACTTCTGACTCTGAGGACTTGCTGGTGGAGTTCTTAGAGGTGGATGACAGCGAGGACGTGCAGCTAATGCCCTCCCGTTCCAAAGAGTACCCAGGCCAAGGCGGGAAGCCCACGCACCTAGACCCCGACAGTGACTCGGGTCACGGAAGCTATGACAGCCATTCTCTTCTGTCTGAAAAGTGTGAGGAGCCCCAGGCCTACCCACCTGCTTTCCACATTCCTGAGATCATTGAGAAGCCAGAGAATCCTGAAGCAAATATCCCTCCCGCCCAGGACCCCCAAAGCAGCGCCCCCTATTTTCACGCAGATGTATCCAAATCTTCAACGTGGCCTTTGCTGCCAGGCCAACACATGACCAGGTCTCCTTATCACAGCACTGCTGATGTGTGCAATCTCGCTGGAGGTCCTGTAGACACGCTGGCCTCTTTCCTGGACCAAGCAGGAAAACGTCTTCTAAAATTTTCTAAAACCCTTGAgactgaagaggaagaagaggtggcaGAGCATGAGGAGACGAAAAGCTTCCGTTCTAAAACTAATCAAAACGCATCATGGCCCCTGCTCCAGGAGAAAGGCTCCATTGTTTATGCTAAACCCCCAGATTATGTGGAGATTCACAAAGTCAACAAAGATGGGGTACTATCATTGTtccccaaacagaaagaaaacaaccagaTGGAGAAGCCTGGGGTTCCTGAAACCAGCAAGGAGTACGCCAAGGTGTCTGGGGTTGTGGATGACAACATCCTGGTGTTAGTGCCAGATTCACGAGCTCAGAACACAGCTTTGTTTGGGGATTCAGCCAAGAAGGCTCCACCATCGCTCGAACAGAATCAGTCTGAGAAAGATCAGGCCAGCTTGGCTACAACCTCAAGCAACTGCAGACTCCAACTGGGCAGGTTGGATTACCTGGATCCTACATGCTTCATGCACTCCTTTCATTGA
- the Prlr gene encoding prolactin receptor isoform X3, giving the protein MTSALAFILLFLNISLLNGQSPPGKPEIHKCRSPDKETFTCWWNPGTDGGLPTNYSLTYSKEGEKTTHECPDYKTSGPNSCFFSKQYTSIWKIYVITVNATNEMGSSASDPLYVDVTYIVEPEPPRNLTLEVRQLKDKKTYLWIKWSPPNITDVKTGWFTMEYEIRLKSEGADEWENHFTGQQTHFKVFDLYPGQKYFVQTRCKPDHGYWSRWGQENSIEIPSDFTLKDTTVWIIVAILSAVVCLITVWAVALKGYSMMTCIFPPVPGPKIKGFDTHLLENILHCQGLDHLVLLDEKKKGAFHLAGSCSPGRRTLLKSYIGKGIFQHPLLFCHN; this is encoded by the exons ATGACATCTGCCCTTGCTTTCATCCTACTTTTTCTCAACATCAGCCTTCTGAATG gaCAATCACCACCTGGAAAACCTGAGATCCACAAATGCCGGTCTCCCGACAAGGAAACATTCACCTGCTGGTGGAATCCCGGGACAGATGGAGGACTTCCTACCAACTACTCACTGACTTACAGCAAAGAAGG AGAGAAAACTACCCATGAATGTCCAGACTACAAAACCAGTGGCCCCAACTCCTGTTTCTTTAGCAAGCAATATACTTCCATATGGAAAATATACGTCATCACAGTAAATGCTACCAATGAAATGGGAAGCAGTGCATCGGATCCACTTTATGTGGATGTGACTTATATAG TTGAGCCAGAGCCTCCTCGGAACCTGACTTTAGAAGTGAGACAGCTGAAAGACAAGAAGACATATCTGTGGATAAAATGGTCCCCACCCAACATAACTGATGTGAAAACTGGATGGTTTACAATGGAATATGAAATTCGATTGAAGTCTGAAGGAGCAGATGAGTGGGAG AACCATTTTACAGGGCAACAAACACATTTTAAGGTTTTTGACTTATATCCAGGACAAAAATACTTTGTCCAGACTCGCTGCAAGCCAGACCATGGATACTGGAGTAGATGGGGCCAAGAGAATTCCATTGAAATACCCAGTG actTCACCCTAAAAGATACAACCGTGTGGATCATTGTGGCCATTCTCTCTGCTGTCGTCTGTTTGATTACGGTCTGGGCAGTAGCTTTGAAAGGCTATAG CATGATGACCTGCATCTTTCCACCAGTTCCCGGgccaaaaataaaaggatttgaTACTCATCTGCTGGAG aacATTCTCCATTGCCAAGGCTTAGATCATCTTGTTCttttggatgaaaaaaaaaaaggcgccTTCCATTTAGCAGGAAGCTGTTCTCCGGGGAGAAGGACCTTGCTAAAGTCCTATATTGGGAAGGGCATTTTCCAGCACCCCCTACTCTTCTGTCACAATTAA
- the Prlr gene encoding prolactin receptor isoform X5 — MTSALAFILLFLNISLLNGQSPPGKPEIHKCRSPDKETFTCWWNPGTDGGLPTNYSLTYSKEGEKTTHECPDYKTSGPNSCFFSKQYTSIWKIYVITVNATNEMGSSASDPLYVDVTYIVEPEPPRNLTLEVRQLKDKKTYLWIKWSPPNITDVKTGWFTMEYEIRLKSEGADEWENHFTGQQTHFKVFDLYPGQKYFVQTRCKPDHGYWSRWGQENSIEIPSDFTLKDTTVWIIVAILSAVVCLITVWAVALKGYSMMTCIFPPVPGPKIKGFDTHLLETGSPSKYKVDRRLALPGRFHKLDNAGKLDY; from the exons ATGACATCTGCCCTTGCTTTCATCCTACTTTTTCTCAACATCAGCCTTCTGAATG gaCAATCACCACCTGGAAAACCTGAGATCCACAAATGCCGGTCTCCCGACAAGGAAACATTCACCTGCTGGTGGAATCCCGGGACAGATGGAGGACTTCCTACCAACTACTCACTGACTTACAGCAAAGAAGG AGAGAAAACTACCCATGAATGTCCAGACTACAAAACCAGTGGCCCCAACTCCTGTTTCTTTAGCAAGCAATATACTTCCATATGGAAAATATACGTCATCACAGTAAATGCTACCAATGAAATGGGAAGCAGTGCATCGGATCCACTTTATGTGGATGTGACTTATATAG TTGAGCCAGAGCCTCCTCGGAACCTGACTTTAGAAGTGAGACAGCTGAAAGACAAGAAGACATATCTGTGGATAAAATGGTCCCCACCCAACATAACTGATGTGAAAACTGGATGGTTTACAATGGAATATGAAATTCGATTGAAGTCTGAAGGAGCAGATGAGTGGGAG AACCATTTTACAGGGCAACAAACACATTTTAAGGTTTTTGACTTATATCCAGGACAAAAATACTTTGTCCAGACTCGCTGCAAGCCAGACCATGGATACTGGAGTAGATGGGGCCAAGAGAATTCCATTGAAATACCCAGTG actTCACCCTAAAAGATACAACCGTGTGGATCATTGTGGCCATTCTCTCTGCTGTCGTCTGTTTGATTACGGTCTGGGCAGTAGCTTTGAAAGGCTATAG CATGATGACCTGCATCTTTCCACCAGTTCCCGGgccaaaaataaaaggatttgaTACTCATCTGCTGGAG